DNA from bacterium:
ATCATTTACTGCATCAATGACACAAATTGAACCTGAGAAGAACACACCATAAACCTTTCTATCTCTTGGATTACTGGTAAAACCTTCCAAATAATCCCCTACAGAGATGGTTGTAATTATCTCATCTGTTGCCCCATTAATTATAGTGATACCTCTACTACCATCACAATAAATCTTATTGGTAGTTGAATCCCAAAAAACTACATGTGGCGCCTCTACTTGAATATTAGTAATCACAGTATCGCCGAGCCCATCAATAACCTTAACTATATTTGCAAGCATACTTGGAACATATACCTTATTATTTAACTCGTTAAATACAGGGAAACCAAACCAAAACCCTTCATCACTAAGTATTTTATTTATCACCTGATTAGTCCTTCCATCCATGATACAGACAACCCCTGTAGCCTTGTTATACCCTCCTGCATAATATGACTGTGTAAGATAAACTTTATTATTTAGCTTGTTATAACACCCAGCAGATACAGGGTCTCCAATTTTAAGCATAGTAACTACATCAGCATCGCTATTAATAATACTAGCTCCTCCTACACAATGATTAGAAGAGCACATCGTATTTTTAGTTGAATTATAAGCAAGCTGAGTACAGGTAGGGCCTGCACCAGTCCGTCCAGCCCCTATTATCTTATTACTCACTCCATCAATAATAATGAGTGTATCATTGTAGAAATTTCCACTCGCACAAAATACAGCGTCACTAATTGAATTATAGGCTAGGGTATAGTGAGCACTAAACGCAGGAAGAACAGGTAGTGATACTTTTGCAATTTCTATATCTGAACCGCTCTCAATAATGGAAACATAACAATAAGATTCAGTTTCGGTACCAGTCTTCCAATAGGCATAGATTTTGTTATCTACTGGGTTACAGAGAATACCTTGAACAGGCTGAGTAACATCTATCTGAGTAATTATGCTATCACTGCTATCAATCACTGTCACAGCGCTGGTTGATGCATTACCACAATAGACCTTGTTATTGTTTGGATTGTATGTCAGCATCCACGGGTTGCCTCCCACATCAAGTTCTGCAACAACTTCAAGAGATGAGCCTTCAAGAACAAGAACTGTAGGTGCAAGATCCCATACACTACTAAGGTATAGCTTATTTACATTAGGATTACATAATATATCAAAGACCATACGACCAGAAAACTCAACCTCTTTCACTATAGTATCAGTTATCCCATCAATACAGGTAATACGGCTGATGATAGGAATTGGGCTGGAGGTTCTAGTCTTGTAGTATATCTTATTAGTGTTCGGGTTACAGTCTATCCAGACTCCCCACCGTGGCCATGCCCCTTCACTTAAGTCAATTATCTTCTCCACAGTATCAACAGAACAATCAATGACTACTAACTTACCACTCTCAGTGGCACAGTATATCTTATTAAGAGTCGGCAAGTAAGCAAAACGCCGAGATTCTGGAATATAGAGCACGAGACTTGCGTTTACATCGCCAGCATCATCAACAGTAATTGTTTTCAACTGAGAGTTAGTTGCCCCATCA
Protein-coding regions in this window:
- a CDS encoding FlgD immunoglobulin-like domain containing protein is translated as MLRKIFIVAMLLVIGIGYGVKLGASDFGLRRGGSVVVDLVRLRSSSMDIETGLNASPWIQQINGPIASVNPLISRCRLMTSISEANSNLPILSFGNDILDATVWIPDSLGGVMPRQVCYNPTNNEFYIYGGRRLTIIDGATNSQLKTITVDDAGDVNASLVLYIPESRRFAYLPTLNKIYCATESGKLVVIDCSVDTVEKIIDLSEGAWPRWGVWIDCNPNTNKIYYKTRTSSPIPIISRITCIDGITDTIVKEVEFSGRMVFDILCNPNVNKLYLSSVWDLAPTVLVLEGSSLEVVAELDVGGNPWMLTYNPNNNKVYCGNASTSAVTVIDSSDSIITQIDVTQPVQGILCNPVDNKIYAYWKTGTETESYCYVSIIESGSDIEIAKVSLPVLPAFSAHYTLAYNSISDAVFCASGNFYNDTLIIIDGVSNKIIGAGRTGAGPTCTQLAYNSTKNTMCSSNHCVGGASIINSDADVVTMLKIGDPVSAGCYNKLNNKVYLTQSYYAGGYNKATGVVCIMDGRTNQVINKILSDEGFWFGFPVFNELNNKVYVPSMLANIVKVIDGLGDTVITNIQVEAPHVVFWDSTTNKIYCDGSRGITIINGATDEIITTISVGDYLEGFTSNPRDRKVYGVFFSGSICVIDAVNDVLLTNIEVGGTPWKVLYNSVSNKIYSIDPSLFEMNPCVKVIDGTTDQVIKTIELPDICLASEYNPVKNKLYVGLIGASQAPQVYVIDGKSDEIIKKILTEQVNALIYNPLNNRIYGHCLAAYSDYQLIVQVIDCESDEIVSTVSLEQRQSGYFIFMALGGGASAEFMVYNSTDNKVYCGNYGLSNVSVIQCVESGVEEVKGRKMGTEQLEIYPNPFRQLSVIRYQLPVESKISLKIYDLTGRFVRTLVDEKKKPGTYSIKWDGKDFSGKEVGSGVYFYKLEADKFNKTMKLIRL